In Vicia villosa cultivar HV-30 ecotype Madison, WI unplaced genomic scaffold, Vvil1.0 ctg.000009F_1_1_3, whole genome shotgun sequence, the following are encoded in one genomic region:
- the LOC131621567 gene encoding FT-interacting protein 3-like: protein MQRPPPEDFLLKETKPHLGGGKVSGDKLTSTYDLVEQMQYLYVRVVKAKELPAKDVTGSCDPYVEVKLGNYKGTTRHFEKKTNPEWSQVFAFSKDRIQASVLEVTVKDKDVVKDDFIGRVWFDLNEVPKRVPPDSPLAPQWYRLEDRKGDKAKGELMLAVWMGTQADEAFPEAWHSDAATVSGTDALANIRSKVYLSPKLWYLRVNVIEAQDLQPSDKGRFPEVYVKAILGNQTLRTRISQSRSINPMWNEDLMFVAAEPFEEPLILSVEDRVAPNKEELLGKCAIPLQMMDRRLDHKPVNTRWFTIEKHVVIMEGDKKKEIKFSSRIHMRVCLEGGYHVLDESTHYSSDLRPTAKQLWKSNIGVLEVGILNASGLMPMKTSNGRGTTDAYCVAKYGQKWVRTRTIIDSFAPRWNEQYTWEVFDPCTVITIGVFDNCHLHGGGDKPGGQRDSKIGKVRIRLSTLETDRVYTHSYPLLVLHPTGVKKMGEIQLAVRFTCSSLLNMMHMYSNPLLPKMHYIHPLTVSQLDSLRHQATQIVSMRLSRAEPPLRKEVVEYMLDVGSHMWSMRRSKANFFRIMGVLSGLIAVGKWFDQICNWKNPITTVLIHILFIILVMYPELILPTIFLYLFLIGVWYYRWRPRHPPHMDTRLSHADSAHPDELDEEFDTFPTTRPSDIVRMRYDRLRSIAGRIQTVVGDLATQGERLQSLLSWRDPRATALFVLFCLITAIVLYVTPFQVVALLSGIYVLRHPRFRHKLPSVPLNFFRRLPARTDCML, encoded by the coding sequence ATGCAGAGGCCTCCACCGGAAGATTTTCTGTTGAAAGAGACCAAACCCCACCTTGGTGGTGGTAAGGTTTCTGGAGATAAGCTTACTAGTACTTATGACCTTGTTGAGCAAATGCAGTATCTTTATGTGAGGGTTGTGAAGGCTAAGGAGTTACCTGCAAAGGATGTTACTGGAAGTTGTGACCCTTATGTTGAGGTTAAGCTTGGTAACTATAAAGGGACTACTAGGCATTTTGAGAAGAAGACTAATCCGGAGTGGAGTCAGGTTTTTGCGTTTTCGAAGGATCGGATTCAGGCGTCTGTTCTTGAGGTTACTGTGAAGGATAAGGATGTTGTTAAGGATGATTTTATTGGGAGGGTTTGGTTTGATCTTAATGAGGTTCCGAAGAGGGTTCCTCCGGATAGTCCTCTTGCGCCGCAGTGGTATAGGTTGGAGGATAGGAAGGGGGATAAGGCGAAAGGGGAGTTGATGTTAGCTGTTTGGATGGGTACACAAGCGGATGAAGCTTTTCCTGAGGCGTGGCATTCGGATGCGGCCACTGTTAGTGGGACAGATGCTCTTGCAAACATTAGGTCGAAGGTTTATCTGTCGCCTAAGCTTTGGTATTTGAGGGTTAATGTGATTGAGGCACAGGATTTGCAGCCGTCGGACAAGGGAAGGTTTCCAGAGGTTTATGTGAAGGCTATTTTGGGAAATCAGACGTTGAGGACTAGAATATCTCAGAGCAGGAGTATTAATCCAATGTGGAATGAGGATTTGATGTTTGTGGCTGCAGAACCGTTTGAGGAGCCGCTAATTTTGAGTGTGGAAGATAGGGTTGCACCTAACAAAGAGGAACTGCTAGGGAAGTGTGCTATTCCTTTACAGATGATGGACCGGAGACTCGATCACAAACCTGTGAACACTAGGTGGTTCACTATTGAAAAGCATGTTGTTATTATGGAAGGGGATAAGAAGAAGGAAATCAAGTTTTCAAGCAGGATTCATATGAGGGTCTGTTTAGAAGGTGGTTATCACGTTTTGGACGAATCTACTCACTACAGTAGTGATCTTCGACCAACTGCGAAACAGCTGTGGAAGTCCAATATTGGAGTTCTTGAAGTTGGGATATTGAATGCTTCAGGTTTGATGCCGATGAAAACAAGTAACGGTAGGGGGACAACAGATGCTTATTGTGTAGCTAAGTATGGACAGAAGTGGGTGCGGACGAGAACCATCATCGATAGCTTTGCACCTAGGTGGAACGAGCAGTATACTTGGGAGGTTTTCGATCCATGCACTGTCATTACAATAGGTGTATTTGATAACTGTCATTTGCACGGTGGTGGTGATAAACCTGGAGGACAGAGAGATTCAAAAATCGGGAAGGTAAGAATCCGTCTTTCCACACTCGAGACTGACCGAGTATACACACATTCGTATCCGCTTCTAGTTCTTCATCCAACTGGGGTGAAGAAAATGGGAGAAATTCAATTGGCTGTAAGGTTTACTTGCTCATCTTTGCTTAACATGATGCACATGTATTCAAATCCTCTGTTGCCTAAGatgcattacattcatccattAACCGTAAGCCAGCTCGATAGTCTGAGGCATCAAGCCACTCAGATTGTTTCGATGAGACTGAGTCGTGCTGAGCCGCCTCTGAGAAAGGAGGTTGTGGAATATATGCTGGATGTAGGTTCACACATGTGGAGTATGCGACGAAGCAAAGCGAATTTTTTCAGAATCATGGGAGTTTTAAGTGGATTAATTGCTGTTGGAAAATGGTTTGACCAAATCTGCAATTGGAAAAACCCTATCACAACAGTTCTGATTCACATCTTGTTTATAATACTTGTCATGTACCCTGAACTTATCTTACCAACAATTTTCCTTTACCTCTTTTTGATTGGAGTTTGGTACTATAGATGGAGGCCGAGACACCCTCCTCACATGGACACACGTCTCTCGCACGCAGATTCCGCACACCCTGACGAGCTAGATGAAGAGTTCGACACATTCCCGACCACAAGACCTTCCGACATAGTGAGGATGCGATACGACCGTCTTAGAAGTATCGCGGGTAGAATTCAAACTGTTGTCGGCGATTTGGCTACTCAAGGTGAAAGACTGCAGTCTTTGCTTAGCTGGAGAGATCCAAGAGCTACTGCACTGTTTGTACTATTCTGTTTGATTACTGCTATTGTTCTTTATGTGACTCCATTTCAAGTTGTGGCTCTTCTCAGTGGAATTTATGTGTTGAGACATCCAAGGTTTCGACACAAGCTTCCTTCAGTGCCTCTCAATTTCTTCAGAAGGTTGCCTGCAAGAACTGATTGCATGCTTTGA